The following coding sequences are from one Oryzisolibacter sp. LB2S window:
- a CDS encoding SDR family oxidoreductase: MTQDSRVAIVTGAGSGIGKAAALALLGDGWTVALAGRREQPLLDVVRESGAGARALSVPTDVADPDAVRKLFDLTVQRFGRVDLLFNNAGVGAPAVALEDLPVAEWKNVVDINLNGMFYCIQNAFRVMKSQVPRGGRIINNGSISAHTPRPNSIAYTATKHAVMGMTKTASLDGRKYDIAVGQIDVGNAATELAQRMTQGVAQANGQIAAEPLMDVSIVGQSVLYMANLPLEANVMFHTVMATKMPFAGRG, from the coding sequence ATGACACAGGATTCGAGAGTTGCCATCGTCACCGGCGCAGGCTCGGGCATCGGCAAGGCTGCGGCGCTGGCATTGCTCGGCGATGGCTGGACTGTGGCCCTCGCGGGGCGGCGTGAACAACCGTTGCTGGATGTGGTTCGTGAGTCGGGGGCCGGCGCACGGGCGCTGTCCGTTCCCACCGACGTGGCAGACCCCGATGCGGTGCGCAAATTGTTCGACCTGACGGTTCAGCGTTTCGGCCGCGTGGATCTGCTGTTCAACAATGCGGGCGTGGGTGCGCCGGCTGTTGCGCTGGAGGACCTGCCGGTGGCGGAGTGGAAGAATGTGGTGGACATCAACCTGAACGGAATGTTCTATTGCATTCAGAACGCGTTTCGCGTCATGAAGTCTCAGGTGCCGCGGGGTGGACGCATCATCAACAACGGCTCCATTTCGGCGCACACGCCGCGTCCCAATTCCATTGCCTACACGGCAACCAAGCACGCCGTGATGGGGATGACCAAGACGGCATCACTCGATGGGCGCAAGTACGACATTGCCGTCGGCCAGATCGACGTGGGCAACGCGGCAACGGAACTGGCTCAGCGCATGACCCAGGGCGTTGCGCAGGCCAACGGCCAGATTGCGGCCGAGCCGCTCATGGACGTGTCCATCGTGGGGCAGAGCGTGTTGTACATGGCCAATCTCCCGCTCGAGGCCAATGTGATGTTCCACACCGTCATGGCAACGAAAATGCCTTTTGCCGGGCGTGGCTGA
- a CDS encoding c-type cytochrome has product MAERVLACTACHGKEGRATPDGYFPRIAGKPAGYLYHQLLNFRDGRRSYPQMGYLLEYLTDDYLREIAGYFSALELPYAPPAPVVAPPALLARGEQLVRHGDAEKGIPACTRCHGVAMTGVAPFVPGLLGLSRDYVASQLGAWKTGQRQAQEPDCMARVARQLTVDDVSAVSAWLASRAVPGGGQAAAKFNADLPMPCGGVVAPSASGVAQ; this is encoded by the coding sequence ATGGCAGAGAGAGTGCTTGCGTGCACCGCCTGCCACGGCAAGGAGGGTCGGGCCACGCCGGATGGGTATTTCCCGCGCATAGCGGGCAAGCCTGCGGGCTATCTGTACCACCAGCTGCTCAATTTTCGCGATGGCCGCCGCAGCTATCCGCAGATGGGCTATTTGCTCGAGTACCTGACGGACGACTACTTGCGCGAGATCGCGGGGTACTTCTCTGCACTCGAACTGCCTTACGCGCCACCGGCACCTGTTGTTGCCCCGCCTGCGCTGCTCGCGCGTGGCGAGCAGTTGGTGCGCCATGGTGATGCCGAAAAGGGGATTCCTGCCTGCACGCGGTGCCACGGCGTCGCCATGACCGGGGTTGCGCCTTTCGTTCCGGGGCTGCTCGGGCTTTCGCGAGACTATGTGGCAAGCCAGCTCGGAGCCTGGAAGACCGGACAGCGCCAGGCTCAGGAGCCGGACTGCATGGCGCGTGTGGCGCGGCAGCTGACCGTGGACGATGTGAGTGCCGTGTCGGCCTGGCTTGCGTCGCGGGCCGTGCCTGGCGGGGGGCAGGCCGCGGCGAAGTTCAATGCCGATCTGCCCATGCCCTGCGGAGGTGTCGTTGCGCCTTCAGCCTCTGGGGTCGCGCAATGA
- a CDS encoding cytochrome c: MTARRVVMACGVVAALLLGAVMAVGVLNRLDEEPLPAQAVALSVTPELVARGEYLARAGNCVSCHTRQGGADYAGGRPIATPFGAVHAPNITPDEETGIGRWSAAEFWRAMHNGRSRDGRLLYPAFPYPSYTYVTRADSDAIYAYLRSLAPVRQANRPHALRFPFETQAALAVWRALFFRPGRLVDDPTRSALWNRGAYLVQGLGHCGACHTPRNALGASRADAPFRGGLIPVQNWYAPALNDGREAAVTDWPVADVVALFKTGVSPRAGVSGPMAEVVFRSLQYLSDADLQAMAEYLRDLPRLDRPAPPAVKPPSAAMALGREIYGQQCAQCHGMHGQGRRGELPALAGNRAVMLADSTNLVRVVLHGGYQPATRGNPRPHGMPPFMQSLSDQEIAAVLSYIRNAWGNAASRVDTIDVYRARERRGS, translated from the coding sequence ATGACGGCGCGTCGCGTCGTGATGGCGTGTGGCGTGGTTGCGGCGCTCTTGCTGGGGGCGGTCATGGCCGTCGGGGTATTGAATCGACTGGACGAAGAGCCGCTGCCGGCCCAGGCGGTTGCACTGTCCGTGACTCCGGAGCTCGTTGCACGAGGTGAATATCTGGCGCGCGCCGGCAACTGTGTGTCCTGTCATACCCGGCAGGGCGGGGCGGACTATGCCGGAGGTCGCCCCATCGCGACGCCGTTCGGTGCCGTTCATGCGCCAAACATCACGCCGGACGAGGAAACGGGCATAGGGCGCTGGTCGGCCGCGGAGTTCTGGCGTGCCATGCACAATGGCCGCTCGCGCGACGGGCGGCTGCTCTATCCCGCGTTTCCCTATCCGAGCTACACCTATGTGACGCGCGCAGACTCGGATGCGATCTACGCGTATCTGCGCAGCCTGGCGCCGGTGCGGCAGGCGAATCGGCCTCACGCTCTGCGCTTTCCCTTCGAAACGCAGGCTGCGCTCGCCGTCTGGCGCGCCCTGTTTTTCCGGCCGGGCAGGCTGGTAGACGACCCGACCCGATCTGCGCTGTGGAACCGGGGCGCGTATCTGGTCCAGGGGCTTGGTCATTGCGGCGCATGCCATACGCCTCGCAATGCACTGGGCGCGTCGCGCGCCGATGCGCCGTTTCGCGGGGGATTGATCCCCGTGCAGAACTGGTATGCGCCGGCGCTCAACGATGGGCGCGAGGCTGCCGTGACCGATTGGCCCGTGGCGGATGTGGTGGCATTGTTCAAGACGGGCGTGTCGCCCCGGGCCGGAGTGTCCGGTCCCATGGCCGAGGTGGTGTTTCGCAGTCTGCAATATCTCAGCGACGCCGATCTGCAGGCCATGGCCGAGTACCTGCGCGATCTGCCGCGGCTGGACAGACCCGCGCCGCCGGCCGTGAAGCCACCTTCCGCCGCGATGGCGCTGGGCCGTGAGATCTATGGGCAGCAATGTGCCCAATGCCATGGCATGCACGGACAGGGGCGTCGGGGTGAGCTGCCTGCATTGGCAGGTAACCGTGCGGTGATGCTGGCGGACAGCACCAACCTCGTGCGTGTGGTGCTGCACGGCGGCTACCAGCCGGCCACCAGGGGAAATCCGCGGCCCCATGGCATGCCACCTTTCATGCAGAGCCTGTCGGACCAGGAGATCGCCGCGGTTCTGTCCTATATCCGCAATGCCTGGGGCAATGCTGCGTCCAGAGTGGATACGATAGACGTCTACCGTGCGCGTGAACGGCGCGGTTCATGA
- a CDS encoding thioredoxin family protein: MGMESAVPAADAPLGGGQSWWVVCLCAQWCTTCREYRAAFEALAGDWPQVRFEWVDVEDEEAVVGDVDVETFPTILIADGRLVRFLGPVLPQPQVLGRMLEVLRRDAGHAPAEVQAQALFERIVASRRAA; encoded by the coding sequence ATGGGTATGGAAAGCGCAGTGCCGGCGGCCGATGCGCCTCTCGGGGGCGGACAGTCATGGTGGGTGGTTTGCCTGTGCGCCCAGTGGTGCACGACCTGCAGGGAGTACCGTGCAGCGTTTGAAGCGTTGGCCGGCGATTGGCCGCAGGTCAGGTTCGAATGGGTGGATGTGGAGGACGAGGAGGCCGTCGTGGGCGACGTGGATGTCGAGACCTTTCCCACCATTCTGATCGCCGATGGCAGGCTCGTCCGCTTTCTGGGTCCCGTTCTGCCGCAGCCCCAGGTTCTGGGGCGCATGCTCGAGGTCCTGCGGCGCGACGCGGGGCACGCGCCCGCTGAAGTGCAGGCGCAGGCCCTGTTCGAGCGCATCGTCGCAAGCCGGCGCGCCGCATGA
- the rimP gene encoding ribosome maturation factor RimP, translating to MALQQIVEQTVAGLGYDLVEIERSAGGLLRITIDLPWVAPAEGAALPPVEQFITVEDCEKVTRQLQFALEVDGVDYKRLEVSSPGIDRPLRNEQDFARFEGEVVDITLKEPLGAAAGGQVAANRKKFRGTLERAAGGGWQIVWSDAPPVKPGQRVSKKREPAPLQALGFTLDELREARLAPIVNFKGRGAKPGAADQ from the coding sequence GTGGCATTGCAGCAAATCGTTGAACAAACCGTGGCCGGCTTGGGCTATGACCTGGTGGAGATCGAGCGCTCCGCAGGGGGGCTGCTGCGCATCACCATCGATCTTCCCTGGGTCGCACCTGCGGAGGGGGCGGCGCTGCCGCCGGTGGAGCAGTTCATCACGGTGGAGGATTGCGAGAAGGTCACGCGCCAGCTTCAGTTTGCCCTGGAGGTGGATGGGGTGGACTACAAGCGCCTCGAGGTGTCCTCCCCGGGCATAGATCGCCCGTTGCGCAATGAGCAGGACTTTGCACGCTTCGAGGGGGAGGTGGTCGACATCACGCTGAAGGAGCCCCTGGGTGCCGCGGCGGGAGGTCAGGTGGCCGCCAATCGCAAGAAGTTCCGTGGCACGCTCGAGCGTGCCGCCGGCGGCGGATGGCAGATCGTCTGGAGCGATGCGCCGCCCGTCAAGCCCGGTCAGCGTGTGAGCAAGAAGCGCGAGCCGGCGCCGCTGCAGGCGCTCGGCTTCACGCTGGACGAGTTGCGCGAGGCGCGGCTCGCTCCCATCGTGAACTTCAAGGGGCGGGGAGCCAAGCCAGGCGCTGCAGACCAATAG
- the nusA gene encoding transcription termination factor NusA, producing MNRELLMLVEAISREKNVEHEVVLSAVESALAQATKKLYQGEVDIRVSIDRDTGEYETFRRWVVVPDDAGLQNPDAEELLMDARDRVPDIEVGEYIEEQVESVPIGRIGAMAAKQVILQKIRDAEREMLLNDFMSRGEKIFTGTVKRMDKGDIIVESGRVEGRLRRSEMIPKENLRNGDRVRAMIMEVDLTLRGAPIILSRSAPEFMIELFRNEVPEIEQGLLEIKSCARDPGSRAKIAVLSHDKRVDPIGTCVGVRGTRVNAVTNELAGERVDIVLWSDDPAQFVIGALAPANVSSIVVDEEKHAMDVVVDEENLAIAIGRGGQNVRLASDLTGWKINIMDAAESAQKQAEETSATRQLFMEKLDVDEEIADILIQEGFESLEEVAYVPLQEMLEIESLDEDTVNELRARAKDALLTMEIAREESVGGVSQDLRDLEGVTPELIAKLAQAGVNTRDDLADLAIDELTELTGLSAEDATALIMKAREHWFTGQQ from the coding sequence ATGAACCGCGAACTGTTGATGTTGGTAGAAGCCATCTCGCGTGAGAAGAACGTGGAGCACGAGGTGGTGCTGAGTGCCGTGGAGTCGGCGTTGGCTCAGGCTACGAAGAAGCTCTACCAGGGCGAGGTGGACATCCGCGTGTCCATCGATCGCGACACCGGCGAGTATGAGACCTTCCGCCGCTGGGTGGTGGTGCCTGACGATGCCGGCCTGCAGAACCCCGATGCCGAAGAGTTGCTCATGGACGCGCGCGACCGCGTGCCCGACATCGAGGTCGGTGAATACATCGAGGAGCAGGTCGAGTCCGTGCCCATAGGGCGCATTGGTGCCATGGCCGCCAAGCAGGTCATCCTGCAGAAGATTCGCGACGCCGAGCGCGAGATGCTGCTCAACGACTTCATGAGCCGTGGCGAGAAGATCTTCACCGGCACGGTCAAGCGCATGGACAAGGGTGACATCATCGTCGAGAGCGGCCGCGTCGAGGGGCGCCTGCGTCGCAGCGAGATGATCCCCAAGGAAAACCTGCGCAATGGCGACCGCGTGCGCGCCATGATCATGGAGGTGGATCTGACGCTGCGCGGCGCGCCCATCATCCTCTCGCGCTCCGCGCCCGAGTTCATGATCGAGTTGTTCCGCAACGAGGTGCCCGAGATCGAGCAGGGCCTGCTCGAGATCAAGAGCTGCGCGCGTGACCCGGGCAGCCGCGCCAAGATCGCCGTGCTCAGCCACGACAAGCGCGTCGACCCGATCGGCACCTGTGTCGGCGTGCGCGGCACGCGCGTCAATGCCGTGACCAACGAACTGGCCGGCGAGCGCGTGGACATCGTTCTGTGGAGCGATGACCCGGCGCAGTTCGTCATCGGCGCGCTGGCGCCCGCCAATGTGAGCTCCATCGTCGTCGACGAGGAAAAGCATGCCATGGACGTGGTCGTGGACGAGGAAAACCTCGCCATCGCGATTGGCCGCGGCGGGCAGAACGTGCGACTGGCGTCCGACCTGACGGGCTGGAAGATCAACATCATGGATGCCGCCGAGTCGGCGCAGAAGCAGGCCGAGGAAACGAGCGCCACGCGTCAGCTGTTCATGGAAAAGCTCGACGTGGACGAGGAGATTGCCGACATCCTGATCCAGGAAGGTTTCGAGAGCCTCGAGGAGGTGGCCTATGTGCCGCTGCAGGAAATGCTCGAGATCGAGAGCCTGGACGAGGATACGGTCAACGAGCTGCGCGCCCGCGCCAAGGATGCGCTCTTGACCATGGAGATTGCACGGGAAGAAAGCGTCGGCGGTGTGTCTCAGGACCTGCGCGATCTCGAGGGTGTCACGCCCGAACTGATCGCCAAGCTGGCACAGGCCGGCGTGAACACCCGCGACGATCTTGCGGATCTGGCCATTGATGAACTGACCGAGCTGACCGGGCTGTCCGCCGAAGATGCGACGGCCTTGATCATGAAGGCGCGTGAACATTGGTTCACGGGACAGCAGTAA
- the infB gene encoding translation initiation factor IF-2 translates to MSSNTVAEFAAELKKSPETLLEQLNTAGVTKASPTDALTEADKQKLLAYLKASHGTASAGKRITLVKKSTSEIKQADATGKARTIQVEVRKKRTFIKRDDAAETAADPAAVARLQQEQELARREEEARRHAELIRRQEEELAAQRREREEREERERAAEERAAAYAAQLAEKKAQETAEIEEARREAAAEADARAKAQAEARAKAEAESKARAAEEAARAADLDERRRKALAEAEAIRAMMAAPKKVLVAKKPEEPKPAAKAADAKDAKKGTLHKPAAGAGARPGATAAAGAGKEVKSAKLSSSWANEGTKKKEIKTRGDSSGGVGRSNWRSGPKGRRGNDRDDQRHQQAPAEFRVLEVHVPETITVSELAHKMAIKASEVIKALMKMGQMVTINQPLDQDTAMIVVEEMGHKALVAALDDPEAFTAEEVSSHQAEALPRAPVVTVMGHVDHGKTSLLDYIRRSKVAPGEAGGITQHIGAYHVDTPRGTVTFLDTPGHEAFTAMRARGAQATDIVILVCAADDGVMPQTREAIKHAKAAGVPIVVAITKADKHEANPEKVKQELVAEEVVPEEYGGDSPFVAVSSKTGMGIDELLEQVLLQAEVLELKAPVEAMAKGLVIEAQLDKGRGPVATVLVQSGTLKVGDIVLAGQTFGRVRAMVDENGRAAKEAGPSIPVEIQGLSEVPQAGDEFMVLADERRAREIATYRAGKFRNTKLAKQQAAKMENVFAEMQAGEIQHLPIIIKADVQGSQEALAASLLKLSTDEIKVQLVYAGVGGISESDVNLAIASKALIIGFNVRADANARKHAEANDVTLHYYNIIYDAVDELKAAMSGMLAPEQREEAIGTAEIRTVFVASKIGTIAGSYITSGQVTRGCKFRLLRDNVVIYTGEVESVRRMKDDVKEVKEGFECGIKLRNYTDIKEGDQLELFEIKEIARTL, encoded by the coding sequence ATGTCGAGTAACACCGTTGCCGAGTTCGCTGCAGAACTCAAGAAGTCTCCGGAAACCCTTCTGGAGCAGCTCAACACTGCCGGCGTGACCAAGGCCTCGCCCACCGATGCATTGACCGAGGCCGACAAGCAGAAGCTGCTGGCCTATCTGAAGGCCAGTCACGGCACGGCCAGCGCGGGCAAGAGGATCACGCTGGTGAAGAAATCCACCAGCGAGATCAAGCAGGCCGATGCGACGGGCAAGGCGCGCACCATCCAGGTGGAGGTGCGCAAGAAGCGCACCTTCATCAAGCGCGATGACGCTGCGGAGACGGCTGCCGATCCGGCGGCCGTTGCACGCCTGCAGCAGGAGCAGGAGCTTGCCCGCCGCGAGGAAGAGGCCCGCCGCCATGCCGAGTTGATTCGTCGCCAGGAAGAGGAACTGGCGGCGCAACGCCGCGAGCGCGAGGAACGCGAGGAGCGTGAGCGCGCCGCCGAGGAGCGTGCCGCCGCCTATGCCGCTCAGCTGGCCGAGAAGAAGGCCCAGGAGACGGCCGAGATTGAAGAGGCTCGGCGTGAGGCCGCGGCAGAGGCCGATGCGCGTGCCAAGGCGCAGGCCGAGGCGCGTGCCAAGGCCGAGGCCGAATCCAAGGCACGGGCGGCCGAAGAGGCTGCGCGCGCCGCGGATCTGGACGAGCGCCGGCGCAAGGCGCTGGCCGAGGCCGAGGCCATCCGCGCCATGATGGCTGCGCCCAAGAAGGTGCTGGTGGCCAAGAAGCCCGAAGAACCCAAGCCGGCCGCCAAGGCGGCGGATGCCAAGGACGCCAAGAAGGGCACGCTGCACAAGCCTGCCGCAGGTGCTGGCGCACGTCCGGGCGCGACGGCAGCGGCAGGCGCGGGCAAGGAAGTGAAGTCCGCCAAGCTCTCGTCGAGCTGGGCCAATGAAGGCACCAAGAAGAAGGAAATCAAGACCCGCGGCGACAGCAGCGGTGGCGTGGGGCGCAGCAACTGGCGCTCCGGTCCCAAGGGCCGGCGTGGCAACGATCGGGACGATCAGCGCCATCAGCAGGCTCCGGCGGAGTTCCGCGTGCTCGAGGTCCATGTGCCCGAGACCATCACCGTGTCCGAGTTGGCGCACAAGATGGCCATCAAGGCCTCCGAGGTGATCAAGGCGCTCATGAAGATGGGCCAGATGGTCACCATCAACCAGCCTCTGGATCAGGACACGGCCATGATTGTGGTCGAGGAAATGGGCCACAAGGCGCTGGTCGCCGCGCTGGACGACCCGGAGGCGTTCACCGCCGAGGAGGTCTCCAGCCATCAGGCCGAGGCGCTGCCGCGCGCTCCCGTGGTCACCGTGATGGGCCACGTGGACCATGGCAAGACCTCGCTGCTGGACTACATCCGCCGCTCCAAGGTGGCGCCCGGCGAGGCCGGTGGCATCACCCAGCACATCGGCGCCTACCATGTGGATACGCCGCGTGGCACGGTCACCTTCCTCGACACCCCCGGTCACGAGGCCTTCACGGCCATGCGTGCCCGCGGTGCGCAGGCCACCGACATCGTCATCCTGGTCTGCGCGGCCGACGACGGCGTGATGCCGCAGACGCGCGAGGCCATCAAGCATGCCAAGGCCGCGGGCGTTCCCATCGTGGTCGCCATCACCAAGGCCGACAAGCACGAGGCCAACCCCGAGAAGGTCAAGCAGGAGCTCGTGGCCGAAGAGGTGGTGCCCGAGGAATACGGTGGCGATTCGCCGTTCGTGGCCGTCTCGAGCAAGACCGGCATGGGCATCGACGAGCTGCTCGAGCAGGTGCTGCTGCAGGCCGAGGTGCTGGAATTGAAGGCGCCTGTGGAAGCCATGGCCAAGGGCCTGGTGATCGAGGCGCAGCTCGACAAGGGGCGCGGCCCCGTGGCCACGGTGCTGGTGCAGTCGGGCACGCTCAAGGTGGGCGACATCGTGCTGGCCGGTCAAACCTTCGGCCGCGTGCGCGCCATGGTGGACGAGAACGGCAGGGCCGCCAAGGAGGCTGGGCCTTCGATCCCGGTGGAAATCCAGGGTCTGTCGGAGGTGCCGCAGGCGGGCGACGAGTTCATGGTGCTGGCCGACGAGCGCCGCGCACGCGAGATCGCGACCTACCGCGCCGGCAAGTTCCGCAACACCAAGCTGGCCAAGCAGCAGGCCGCGAAGATGGAAAACGTCTTCGCCGAGATGCAGGCCGGCGAGATCCAGCATCTGCCCATCATCATCAAGGCCGACGTGCAGGGCTCGCAGGAGGCGCTGGCCGCATCCCTGCTCAAGCTCTCGACCGACGAGATCAAGGTGCAGCTGGTCTATGCCGGCGTGGGCGGCATCAGCGAGAGCGACGTCAACCTGGCGATTGCCTCCAAGGCGCTGATCATCGGCTTCAACGTGCGTGCCGACGCGAATGCGCGCAAGCACGCCGAGGCCAACGACGTCACGCTGCATTACTACAACATCATCTACGACGCCGTCGATGAGTTGAAGGCCGCCATGTCCGGCATGCTCGCGCCCGAGCAGCGCGAGGAGGCCATCGGCACGGCCGAGATCCGCACCGTGTTCGTGGCGTCCAAGATCGGCACGATTGCGGGCTCCTACATCACCTCGGGCCAGGTCACGCGCGGCTGCAAGTTCCGCCTGCTGCGCGACAACGTGGTCATCTACACGGGCGAGGTGGAGTCGGTGCGTCGCATGAAGGACGATGTCAAGGAGGTCAAGGAAGGCTTCGAGTGCGGTATCAAGCTGCGCAACTACACCGACATCAAGGAAGGCGATCAACTTGAGCTCTTCGAGATCAAGGAAATCGCCCGCACGCTGTAA
- the rbfA gene encoding 30S ribosome-binding factor RbfA, which produces MAAKKSSTPNRGFKVADQIQRDLAELIRELKDPRIGMVTLQAVEVTPDYAHAKVFFSVLVGDGEATHEALNQAAGFLRNGLFKRLHIHTVPTLHFVYDRTTERAADMNALIARAVASRSKDDDTQ; this is translated from the coding sequence ATGGCTGCGAAGAAGTCCTCCACGCCCAACCGCGGCTTCAAGGTCGCGGATCAGATCCAGCGCGACCTGGCCGAGCTGATCCGCGAGCTCAAGGACCCGCGCATCGGCATGGTGACGCTGCAGGCCGTGGAGGTCACGCCCGACTATGCGCACGCCAAGGTGTTCTTCAGCGTGCTCGTGGGCGACGGCGAGGCCACGCATGAGGCCCTGAACCAGGCGGCGGGCTTTCTGCGCAACGGCTTGTTCAAGCGCCTGCACATCCACACCGTGCCCACGCTGCACTTCGTCTATGACCGCACCACCGAGCGCGCGGCCGACATGAATGCGCTGATCGCGCGCGCCGTGGCCTCGCGTTCCAAGGACGACGACACGCAATGA
- the truB gene encoding tRNA pseudouridine(55) synthase TruB, translating into MTARAPRIRVQRRPVHGVLLLDKPLGLSSNDALQKVKWLLRAEKAGHTGTLDPLATGVLPLCFGAATKFSQLQLDAPKTYEAIALLGTTTTTGDAEGEVLERRPVDAAALTPERLAAVQAQFTGAIRQVPPMHSALKKDGKALYEYARAGVEVERPARDVTIHALNLALTHDQQAQAAIKIVVTCSKGTYIRTLGEDIGLALGCGAHLSFLRRIDTGGLGVARCVSLAALEAMGEDERLGQVQPVDTLLAGHRPVTLTEQDAARFLSGMRRRGPWPDAAAVAVYGERPHALLGVGHVVRGELIPDRLLSPLEIQQILQGAPRADIERGTLETTL; encoded by the coding sequence ATGACGGCACGCGCTCCCCGCATCCGGGTGCAGCGACGCCCGGTGCACGGAGTGTTGCTGCTGGACAAACCGCTGGGCCTGTCCAGCAACGACGCCCTGCAGAAGGTCAAATGGCTGCTGCGCGCCGAGAAGGCCGGCCACACGGGCACGCTCGACCCGCTCGCCACCGGCGTGCTGCCGCTGTGCTTTGGCGCGGCGACCAAGTTCAGTCAGCTCCAGCTCGACGCTCCGAAGACCTACGAGGCCATTGCCCTGCTGGGCACGACCACCACCACGGGCGATGCCGAGGGCGAGGTGCTCGAACGCCGGCCGGTCGATGCCGCGGCACTCACGCCCGAGCGCCTGGCCGCCGTGCAGGCGCAGTTCACCGGCGCCATCCGCCAGGTGCCGCCCATGCACAGCGCGCTCAAGAAGGACGGCAAGGCGCTCTACGAATACGCGCGCGCCGGTGTCGAGGTGGAGCGTCCGGCGCGCGATGTCACCATTCATGCATTGAATCTGGCTCTGACGCACGACCAGCAAGCGCAAGCAGCTATAAAAATTGTAGTTACCTGCAGCAAGGGTACCTACATTCGCACCCTGGGTGAGGACATTGGCCTGGCCCTGGGCTGCGGTGCGCACCTGAGCTTCCTGCGCCGCATCGACACCGGCGGCCTGGGCGTGGCGCGCTGCGTGAGCCTGGCCGCGCTCGAGGCCATGGGCGAGGACGAGCGGCTCGGCCAGGTCCAGCCCGTCGACACCCTGCTGGCCGGACACAGGCCCGTCACATTGACCGAGCAGGATGCGGCGCGCTTTCTCTCGGGCATGCGCCGCCGCGGCCCCTGGCCCGATGCGGCCGCCGTCGCCGTCTATGGCGAGCGCCCGCACGCGCTGCTCGGCGTAGGCCACGTGGTGCGTGGCGAACTCATCCCCGATCGTCTGCTGAGCCCGCTGGAGATTCAGCAAATCCTGCAAGGCGCGCCGCGCGCCGACATAGAACGCGGCACATTGGAAACCACGCTATGA